Below is a genomic region from Nocardioides panacis.
CCGAGGCCCGTGACAAGGCGGCTCCCTACCTCTCCGACGCGAAGGGCAAGGCTGCGCCGTACGTCTCCGACGCGCGTGACAAGTTCAGCGACACCATCCTGCCGGTGCTCACCGCGGCGCTCGCCAGCGTCGAGGAGGCCACCGAGGAGGCCCGCGGCGAGTCCAAGAGGCGCGGGAAGGCCGTGGCCGCCGCGCTGAAGGGCGAGATCGAGGCCCCGCAGCCCAAGCACCGCGGCCGCAAGCTGCTGGTCCTCGTCGGGCTCGGCGGCATCGCCTTCGCGGCGTACAAGAAGTTCGGCGCCAAGCAGCCGACCACCAACTGGCAGTCGTCGTACACCCCGCCGCCGGCCCCGGCTCCGACCGCCACCGGCGGTCCGGTCGGCGCGACCGGTGCTGGTGCGCACCGCGCCGACGCCGACGACGTCGCGGCCTCCACCCCGGGTGAGGCGGCCTCCGACGCGACCGACGTGCCGCACGACGCCACCACGCCGGACAACCCGGTCACCGAGATCGACGTCGAGAACAAGTAGCACCGTCTCGCGACACGGCCCCCCCTCACCTCCGGGTGACGGGGGCCGTTCCGCGTCCCGGGGACCCGCGGGTCAGGCGGCGGGGGTGCTGCGCCGCCAGGTGCGCACCGGCAGGTCGACCGGGCGGTGCTCGGCGACCCACGCGTCGATCTGCTCCCACCAGCCGAAGAGCCACTCGATGCGCGCCTCCCGGTCGTCGGGGATCTCGGCGCGCGGCACCCGCCACCAGCGCATGATGATCTGCTTGTCCATCGGCAGCTCGCGCCAGATGTCGCGCACCGTGAAGAGGTGGTCGAGCCCGGTGTGCGCGACCAGCACGACGTCGGCGTCCGGCGCCGCGTCCAGCGCCGCGATCAGGCCGCCCGGCCGGGGCGCGAGCACGTTCTCCATCCGCTCGGCGCGCCGCGCCATCGTCTCCAGCCCGAGCCGGCGGAGCTTGTCGATGCCACGCTGGCGGCGCTCGGGGGTGAAGTTGCCGCCCTCGGGGAAGATCACGAACGCGTCGTTCTCGTCGAGGTTGCGGGCCAGCGCGCCGACCTCGTCCTCGAGCCGGTCCGCGGCGGCGCCGCGCCGGTTCGGCGAGATGAACCGGTTGGGCAGCCGGTTCAGGATCACGTCGATGGCCGGGTCCCACTGCAGGGTGTCCTTGAGCACGACGCGGGGCTCGCGGCCGTACCAGTGCATCAGCGCGTACATCAGCGTGAACGAGTCCGCCGGGCCCGCGTGCCGGCAGCAGACGATCAGCGGCTCGCCGGGGAACGCGTCCGGCGGCGTGCCCTCGGTGACGATCTTCAGCCGCGCGACCCGGCGGGCCTCGCGGAAGAAGATCACGAGGTAGGTCTGCACCAGGTCGTAGTGGATCCGCTCGAAGAACGGCCGCCGGATGAACCAGCCGAACCCGGAGGCGATCCACAGCCCGAACAGCTCGACGAGCATCAGGCTCTCGAGCACCAGGTGCATCAGCAGCAGGGACAGCAGCCGCAGCGGCCGCAGCCGTCCGGGTACGACGGGCGAGAGCACCGTCGCGACCAGCAGCCAGAGCGGGATCGTGGTCAGCACCAGCACGGTCAGCGCGATCAGGGCCGGGGCGAGCACGATCCGCCGGAACCAGTGCCTCACCCGTGCTCCCGGAGGTAGGCCGACGAGGCGTCGTACGCGGTGTCGATGCGGCGGCTGATCGCGGTGAAGTCCCGGTAGCCCAGCAGCGAGTCCTTGCCGGGACCCGGACCACCCGGCCCGTCACCGGCCCCGGTCGGCAGCACGTGAGCGGTGACGTGCTCGGGCAGCGCGGCCATCTCCCGGTGGAACCGGTGCCGGCGGGCGATCTCGAAGGAGACCCGGGCGACCTCCCACGGCTTCGTCGGCGGCTTGAGCGGCCGGTCGACCCGGCCGACCTGGAGCACGTAGATCGTCGTCGCCCCGCACTCGACGGCGCGGCCCACCGGGATCGAGTTCACGATTCCGCCGTCGAGGTAGTGCTGCCCGCCCACCTCGGCGGGGCGCAGCAGACCGGGGACGGCGGCCGAGGCCATCACCGCGTCGGTGACCCGGCCCTCGGCGAACCAGTGCTCGGAGGCGTCCTCGATGCGGGCCGCGCAGCACTGGAAGGGCACCGCCAGGTCCGCGAAGGTCAGCTCGCCGAGCTCCTGGACGAGCCGGTCGCGCAGCGGCTTGGCCGAGTGCAGGTGGGTGCCGGTGCGCACCGCCCGGGTGACCTGGCGCACCGGCCCGTCGCCGTACACCTCACGGGTGCTCGCGGCGCTCTGCCACAGCCCGAGCAGCCGGTCGATCACCGCGTCGCCGGGGTCGGCCGCGACCAGGGCGCCGTTGAGCGCACCCACCGACGTGCCGAGGATCAGGTCCGGTCGGACGTCCGCCTCGAACAGCGCCCGGAGCATGCCCACCTCGACCGCGCCGAGCAGGCCGCCTCCACCGAGGACGAAGGCGGTGCTCACCACGGAGGGCTCAGGCCACGGCCGGCGCGGTGTCGCTGCCGGCGCCGAGCTGGGCCCGGACCTGGGCGGTGGCCCGGTGCTCGGCCCAGAAGGACAGCACCGGGACGGTCCCGCAGAGCAGCGTGACCAGCGTGAAC
It encodes:
- a CDS encoding patatin-like phospholipase family protein, which gives rise to MSTAFVLGGGGLLGAVEVGMLRALFEADVRPDLILGTSVGALNGALVAADPGDAVIDRLLGLWQSAASTREVYGDGPVRQVTRAVRTGTHLHSAKPLRDRLVQELGELTFADLAVPFQCCAARIEDASEHWFAEGRVTDAVMASAAVPGLLRPAEVGGQHYLDGGIVNSIPVGRAVECGATTIYVLQVGRVDRPLKPPTKPWEVARVSFEIARRHRFHREMAALPEHVTAHVLPTGAGDGPGGPGPGKDSLLGYRDFTAISRRIDTAYDASSAYLREHG
- a CDS encoding apolipoprotein A1/A4/E family protein, producing the protein MIDRGTGISTWTDQQTRTADLRREDLATMIGKKKTLREQILDQASDLADSARDKAGPVLADARDRAVPVLADARDKAAPVLADARAKAAPYVSEARDKAAPYLSDAKGKAAPYVSDARDKFSDTILPVLTAALASVEEATEEARGESKRRGKAVAAALKGEIEAPQPKHRGRKLLVLVGLGGIAFAAYKKFGAKQPTTNWQSSYTPPPAPAPTATGGPVGATGAGAHRADADDVAASTPGEAASDATDVPHDATTPDNPVTEIDVENK
- a CDS encoding 1-acyl-sn-glycerol-3-phosphate acyltransferase, whose product is MRHWFRRIVLAPALIALTVLVLTTIPLWLLVATVLSPVVPGRLRPLRLLSLLLMHLVLESLMLVELFGLWIASGFGWFIRRPFFERIHYDLVQTYLVIFFREARRVARLKIVTEGTPPDAFPGEPLIVCCRHAGPADSFTLMYALMHWYGREPRVVLKDTLQWDPAIDVILNRLPNRFISPNRRGAAADRLEDEVGALARNLDENDAFVIFPEGGNFTPERRQRGIDKLRRLGLETMARRAERMENVLAPRPGGLIAALDAAPDADVVLVAHTGLDHLFTVRDIWRELPMDKQIIMRWWRVPRAEIPDDREARIEWLFGWWEQIDAWVAEHRPVDLPVRTWRRSTPAA